A region of the Stegostoma tigrinum isolate sSteTig4 chromosome 5, sSteTig4.hap1, whole genome shotgun sequence genome:
tttaccccctctaattctaaggctgtgctcacaggtcctagtcttcccatctaacggaaacaacctcccagcatccaccctttctaagccatgcattatcttgtgtgtttctattagatttcccctcaaccttctaaactctaatgaatacaatcccaggatcctcagccgttagGCCTACAatttcagggatcatccatgtgaatctccgctggacatgcaccagtgccagtatgtccttcctgaggtgaggtgtccaaaattggatacagtattctaaatggggcctaactagggctttataaagtctcagaggcacatcactgcttttatattccagccctcttgagataagtgacgacattttgtccatatttgaactaaggctgtaacgAGGTCGGGGCTGACTGGCCCTTGCGAACGCAAACTGGGCAAAATTGAGTAgattattactgagcaggtgctgcttgacaccttttgtcattttactgatgattgacagtagactgCTTACTGATggctgcagtaatttgctttgttATTAGtaattagatttgtcctgctttttctgtacaggacatagttAGCCAATTTCTCACATTGTTGGGAGGTTAGTGTTGTAGCTGTAATGGAAGAGCTTAGCTATGATTGTAGCaaattctggaacacaagtcttcagtgctattgctggaatattgtcaaggAATATAACCTTGGCAGTATCTATTGCCTTCAGCTTTTTTTTAACATCTCAGTGGAGTGaagtgaattggctgaagactggcaaaaGTGGTGCTGGGGGTACTGGAGGAGATAGAAATCATCCACTCAGTACATCTCCCTGAAGGtttttgtgaatgcttcagctttatcttttgctaGACTTTTCCATTGTTAaagatagggatatttgtggagttccaccattcaattgttTGGTTGTCCGCCATCATTCAGAACTGGACGTGGCAGGTTGCTGAGTACAAATCTGATCTGCTGGTTGTTGGACACTTAGCTCTACCTGTTATCCTATTTGGCACATAAGTAGTTTGCTTCTTTTGGTATTTTCTGAAGTTTGACACATTATTTTTGTAAATACCTGATGCTActcctagcatgccctcctgcagtctTCATTAATTTGCAATTGATCTccaggcttgatggtaatagtagaGTGGTGGATATGCCGGCCATGCAAATTATGCTAGAGCGcagttctgttgctgttgatggttCACAGTGTCTCATGGATGAACAAActtgttgctagatctgttcaaagtctgtttcATATAACATGGTGATAATACCTTGCATCATATTGTGTGGCATGGTCAACGTGAAGGTGGGCCTTTGCCTTCACAAAGGTTGTGTGGTGGTTGCTCTTACTGATTCTGTCACGGACGTGTATCTACGGCGGGCAGATTGTTGAAGATAATGTCAAATATATAATTCccccttgttggttccctcaccacacGCCATTTAtgcagtctagcagctatgtcctttaggactcaaccagctcAGTAGTGCTGCTGTCAAGCCAGTCTTGGTGGAAAATGAAATCTCCCTTCCACAGTACATTATGCACCTTGCTGCTTCCTCCCCATTGTTGAACATGGCACAGAGTTGTCAGCCAAGTGAGGACAGTATGCAGTGATCAGCAAGAGGTTTCCATGCCTGTGTTTGACCTGATGTCGTGAGCCTTCATGGTGCCCTGATTCGATGCTGCGGACTCTCGGCAACTCCCTCTTGACTCCCTACCACTGTTCTGCCACATTTGTTGGacctgtcctgccagtgggacagaacATAGCCAGAGGTGCTGatggtgcctgggacattgtaAGATGTGTTTCTGAGTATGGCTGTACTTGACTAGTTTGAAAGCCCTCAGTGGTTAGTATGCAGGACTTTGCAGGATTAACAGGCTATCTCATTTTGCTGTTGTTGATTTCAATGGCAGGCGGTTTATCTGgttccatttgtcttttgaaaCTTGTTACAACTAAGTGCCTTGCTGTGTCTCATCATATCTCCGTGGATctggaatcttttaaaggccagaccaggtaatgacggcagatttccttctctaagggacattagtgaaacagattgggtttcctgacaattgataatggttttcttgtcatcataagactcttaattccaggtatttattgaattcaaattctaggatttgaacctggggccccagagtattagagataataggaactgcagatgctggagaatccgagacaataaaatgtgaggccggatgaacacagcaggccaagcagcatcccaggagcacaaaagctgacgtttcgggcctagacccttctaggcccgaaacgtcagcttttgtgctcctgggatgctgcttggcctgctgtgttcatccggcctcacgtTCCCCAGAGTATTATCTAAGTTGCGGAATTAATGGTCTAGTGAGAATACCGCTAGGCCGTTGCCTCTGTAATGCTGTTGCCAGATGAGAAATAACTTATgtttggttgaggaataaatattgaccaaatAATTAAAAATCCACTATTTTATCTTGCAGTACACCTGATGCAAGTCTTCAGTGCCTCTATGAATTTGTTCGTTTCTCACTATCAGGTATCAGCGAAAGTACTTGGAAATTTCCAGTACTGATAATAGATGACCTCAGTGTCTTGCTCAGCCTGGGAGTGAGCACTGGAAATATTTTGAATTTCATGCATTATTGCAGAGCTACAGTATGCTCAAAATTTATGGTAAGCGCTTTTTGGCCATCTAATCCCTGCTAAACCCTACCCTTGCCAAAGTCTCATGATGGTCATCTATGAACACAAATAATATTCTTTTGAGAACTCCCTCTGGACTTCAAAATACTAGAGAGTTGGTTAAATAAGAACTATTTCTAAAATTCCATTAATCTTAATTGTATGTATTTGCTGTTGGGATCTGGGTGTCATCCTGGGAGCTCTGCTCTGTTTTAACATTCTTGCTCTCAAACAGTGGGAAATCACAATAGTACCTAGCATCTTTTCGAAGTGGAATCTTTGGTCCCAAAAACCAccagtttttgtttctgtatttgtATTTTCTTTGTGGGCACACATTGTTTTTGTAATTGTATTATTCCTATATGCATTTATGGAACACCAGAATAGCATGTAGGATTACAGACCTTGAAACGAGACTATGGGGgttttgtggggtgggggggagggggcaagagAGAGCCAAGTTTGGTGGTTAAGAATCTAACTAGTATCTGAAAACATAACCTTTCCAAGTAGCCCTacaaatgtttttgtttcattatttcaATTTCCTAAATTTCTTGGTTAACTCAAAGGGTGGGGATGAAACTCTGGAATGTTGAGCCAAATCATTATAATATGACTGTAGAAGAGAGAACTGTgacaaaattgaaatgaaaaatgttgtttaaaaATAACTGGGTAATGTGCTGTCTGTATTTGAGGTATATCAGTGTTGCTGAAGAAAGACAATTTGTTGTAGCactttgtcttgcactcatcagaattTTTGAAAATTAGCAAATTACAAAAATGAAAAATTTACACTGAAAGAAGAGTAGTAGTAGTTGGCAAgtagattctgattggtagaAGTATGGAAGATGCACTGGTTAATGATAACTAGCATTTAACTACCAAGGTTTCTTTAAGGTTTAAGCCAGGCTGGTTGACCCTgatttctcagggcagtgacaACAGCCATGAACCAGAGAATGACagttgttgagttgaaacaggcataGTGTGTatacagtgataataggaactgcagatgctggagaatccaagataacaaagtgtgaagctggatggacgcagcaggccaTGCATGACCATTGCATTGTTATTGATACTCAAGTGCTATATCATCTTTGCAAACAAGAAATTATTCACTGCATAAGTGGAAAACTGGCTGAAAACTGGGTGCATCAATTCACCAAACTATTGGGCCAAATCACAATGTGCAGAATTAATAATATAGATAAGACAGGGTGCAAAGGAAcattgtttttgtattttgggaAGCTAATGTATACTTTGAGTGAGATATGAAGATAAACCTGATCTTGTATACCTCTACCAGTACATTGCTCTTGTGCAAGTCCAGGAACTTGTAGAGCGAAAGAGCATATATATAcactgtaagataacaaagtgtgaagctggataaacacaggaggccaagcagcatctcgggagcacaaaagctgacgtttcgggcctagacccttcatcagagaggaggatggggagagggttctggaataaatagggagagagggggaggtggactgaagatggagagaacagaagataggtggagaggagagtataggtggggaggtagggaggggataggtcagtccagggaagactgacaagtcaaggaggtgggatgaggtagtaggtaggaaatggaggtgcagcttgaggtgggaagaaaggatgggtgagaggaagaacaggttagggaagcggagacaggctggactggttttgtgatgcagtgaggggagatgctgcttggcctgctgtgttcatccagcctcacactttattatcttggaattctccagcatctgcagttcccattatctccgattattatggaggggaagaactgggctggttttgggatgcagtggggggaggggagaatttgaagcttgtgaagtccacattgataccattgggctgcagggttcccaagcggaatatgagttgctgttcttgcaaccttggggtggcatgattgtggcactgcaggaggcccatgatggacatgtcgtctgaggaatgggagggggagttaaaatggttcgcgactgggaggtgcagttgtttattgcgaaccgagcggaggtgttctgcaaagctgtccccaagcctccttacAGCTGCATGTCAGTATTTCTTATGTCTAAATGACTTTCATCCTGTGCACAAATTCACCTTTGAAATAGAGCAAAGGAAAACCCTTCCCTCGATGCCCTTTCTAAGAAATTAGCCAGCATGATTTTTATGCTACTATCTACCTCAAACCTATACTCATTGTTCAGTAAACATTGGAATATCTACAACTCAACTCATTATCACCTTATCAGTGTCCTTGTATATAAGGCCTGAACCATTTGTTGACCTTTCAAGCTTGATGCTGAAATCAGGCACATTGAACTTGTATTGCATGAAAACTACTTAACCAGATTATTTCTCGCTGTATATCTCTCACGCACATAAACAAGCCGAAGGCTGTCTTTTTCAGTCCTGAGAAGTGCGTAGACTTTTCCAATGTGTCTACTAAGATTTGAATAACAGGTGAAACATTTGAATTAAAAAGTTCATCAGTTGTTCACAACACAGAAGatactgaataaaaaccgaaagaactgcgaatgctgtaaatcaagaataaaaacaaacttgctgaaaaagctcagcaggtctggcagcatctgtgaaggaaaaaacagttaacgtttcgggtcccttcctcagaacagaagatACTGACTGTACCTAACTGAGCTGTGCTTAAAACTCTCAATGCAGCATCCAATATTTGAAGTGATTCTGCAACTGGAATTGCTGAATAATCCTGTGTGAGAAGAATTATGCTGTCATGCAGTTAGTTGTTGGACTTGCAGTGTGGCGCACTCATGCATGCTGGTAACTAGATATATTAATATGTAGAGTCCTGTTCCTGGCAGACAGGAAGCATGCATACACATTACTGCCTGTTTCACCTCTACAAAAAAGATGCCAGCCATTTGCTGATTTGTATCTCATGGCATTACATTGACCAGTCAATGTACCTAGTTTAAAATTTGAATAAAGCTTTGCAGTTAACTGTAAGTCATGAGTAACTTGTGCATTATCCATGGCAACAACTTGATAAGCAATACTCCAGTTTTAGTGTGTCATATGGTAATATATGGGTTGAGTCGCGAAATGAATTTGTTTGATCTTGTAAACTGAAGGGTTAGttagaaagagataatgggaactgcagatgctggagaatccaagataataaagtgtgaagctggatgaacacagcaggccaagcagcatcttgggagcacaaaagctagaagACAAGTGGTTTATTTCCAGTTGAAAACAATGAGTTTTAGATGTAGTATTGCAATGCTtttgaaaagtttttaaaatctgATGTTTAAAATTGAATCCAGTTGAAGAAAAAGCAAATCATTATGAAGATGCTAAAtcatggttttgtttttaagGGTTCATGTTAGATGATTGTGGACAATTGTGCATTTGCATTTGTTTAAACAGTCATGAAAAGGACAGTGGGCGTTTTTCAAGAAAAAAATATAATTCCTCAAAAATTAATGGCTTTAGCTAATTGCTTGGATCGATTTATGACTATATATGTCTGAAAATGATTATTGTATGGAGATTTCAGTAGGGTCCTAGCCTGCTGATAGAAATAAGCTCCCCAGCTCAGCCTCTGCCTTTCCAGTAACCTTTGAGGTCAGTGTGAGAACTGAAATTCTGATCCATCTGCTAATCCTGAAAGACTTCCATAAGGAATATTCTTGACAATTCCTGACTAACCTATGTCTGCAAAGGATCCAGAGACATCTGCTTGTGTTCCGTGATGCTAGCCGCATGTCATAACGCCATAATCAATATGAACAGTCATGGTTTAGCCTTTTATCCTTGAGCACCAACAATTATTGGCCACAGTATTTTTTCTGaagtgaatctctgcagagaCATTTATTCTTCTCTTTGCTGTGTGTATTGGCTTGCTTAGAGAGAATATTTGGAAATACTTATAGTTTCACGTTGCAAAATGTATTTACTAACCAACTTTGCTTTTCCTTTTCTTGGTTTATAATAAACCAATCTTGTTTTAATTTTAGAAAAGAATCCGGTTGATGAGTCTTTTTTATTCTGAATCTAATATAGAGAAAATATGCAATTGATCACATTGGTAACTGGGTAAATCATTTCACTGTAAGTTGTGACCAGTCAGTCAATAGGACTGGAGAAGGACAAACTCCTCTGACCTCTTGTAACAAAATTGTCATTGATACCCAGTATTTTGATTATCTTGTGGTTGATGTCTACACAATACAGATATGCAATTTAAATTTATCAAATGAAActaagaatattttaaaatatgaacCAAGTTAATACACAACTAAATAACTTAAGCATTTCAAAGTGCAAGAATTATCACATTGTTTGACGCAGTTAAAGGGATCGACAAAATATATTCCTTCAAGGAGGCTGGAATACGAGAATGGTTGAAGTTGTCCCCCAGTTGTCAGGCATCTTAATTggaccatatttggagtactgcttTCAGTTTAGGTACTGCGCATTAGAAAGAATATATAGACTTCAGAGTGGTTACAGCATAGATTCACCAGAATTATACTGGACCTAAAGCCACTAAATTATGAGATTGGTTGCATATAGTTTGCTTGCTTCAGTATAGACGATTGAAAGATGCCCTAAATGAGatgattaaaatgttaaaatgtattttgattaGGAGTAAGAACACCAATATTTTCTCTGTTGGGTAATCAAGAACAAAGCACATCATCTTAAAAATTAGAGCTAAGCCAATCTGGAAGCAGGTTTATGGTACATAGGGTTCTTGAACTGATCAAGTCCTTGATCAATATTGATGAATATGGAGCAAAAGCAAGAAAATGGGGTTGAAGTGCAGATCAAACATGAATGACAGAACAAATCAGAACAGGCTAGACGGGTATATTCCTTCATTATCCTTCATTAATAGCTGAGGAGCTCTCGAAAGCAGGTACAGTATCATAAGAGAAAGTTTCTAGTTTGATTCTCATTCTATCTTGAGTTCAGTAATCTGCAGGGAGGCAGTATAGTAAAATTAACAACACACTAAAAAGTAAATGTGTGGCTACTGAGTGAAGATAAGATTGTTTAATCAAACTGCCATATTTGTTGCCTTATTTTGTTGTGTGAACTTGGCAAGATACTGGGGTCTGTGGGTTTGGCTATCCAGTGTGCATTATCTTCAGTGGAGAAATTGAGAATAAAGTTTTGGTCCTGTATACtaatttgatcaagatcctgtctGCATTTCAGTCCTGTGCTCAGGACCAACATTTTAGCTACTAGTCTGAATaaagcttttgttttgtttaattataTCGCATGTTCCGATCCTTCCATTGTTTTAGCCCCATCttgggaaaaataaaatcaagactGATACTCCATTGTAGTGCTGAAGGAGAGCTGCACTCCTTTTGAATGACACATTAAACCAAGTCCAAATTTACAGCACATGTAGATGCAAAAGATTCCATTGCATTGTAATATTTCTAAGATGAGTAGAGAAGTTAATCCTGAAATCTTGGCAAATATTTATCCATTAATCAGTGTCACAGTAGCAAATTACTGGATCAATATTACATTGCTGCTTACAGGAATTAGTTCTGTGTGTATTGACTGCCACATTTTCTACGATACAACAGTGACTGTACTTTAAAATAGTTAATTtgattgtaaaatgctttgagatgtctGGTCATGAAAGtataaatgcaactttttttaCTTTCTGTCGACTCTGTAACCCCTCCATCCCTGTTGTTCTTTTCTTCCAACTTTGACTCATTTTCGTTTTCACAACCCATGTTGCTCCAACATTGGCAGCCATGTGTTTAATGTGCCACTAAGCTCTAATTCTCTGCATAAGCCTCTTCATCCCTCCATTTTCCTTTCAAGATGCTACTTTAAAGCCTGCCTTCATGACCAATCATTTAGTCACCTGTCATAATCTCTCCCTCTTTGGGTCAGTGTCTTATTACCTGCCTGTGAGAAGTATTTTGGGTGATCTTAATATTTTAACATAATTGCAAGTGGTTTTATTTTATACCCTTATCTAATGCAGTTGTTCAAACTCTATTTGTATTGCAGGGAAACGTGGTGATGTTGGTGCATAGCACACAGGATTTGGAagatgaagaaaataattttgttGTCAAATCCCTGAGTCACCAGTGCCACCTAATATTGCAGGTAGAAGGATTGACTACTGGCTACTGCAAGGATATCCACGGTCAGGTATGACTATTTGCTATTAAAGTATTGGTTTCAGTAATGATCAAATAATTATTAGAGGGGCAGCTCCAAGTTAAACATAACTTTAGCAAGAAAGGAACGTAAGCTCCTAATTATTTTGTGATTAAACTGAGCCACTTCATTGCATGAGTCTGCATGCAATCTGATTCCTTCTGAAGAGTCACCTGTGAAATGCATACTGTGGTCCTGAGCCATACAACAGGCTCTGGTTCTCTGATCTGTTCAgatcttgatgtggaggtgccagtggtggacaagatcaaaaatcacctgacaccaagttatagtccaacagatgtatttgaaaatgcaagcttttggagtcttgcttGTGATTTTTAACAGTGTTCAGATCTTAGCCATTGTTAAGATGAAGACAGCAACTAGAAAGCTGTATTTTCCTCTGATGtgtaaatgtctttttttaaaaaaaggttggtGTTTTCACAGTCCAATGTATGCTGGTAGAGTATAGTGAACAATGAAGATCAATGACCAACAAATTCAATTACAGGTCCAATTTGTGTAGAAAGAGCAGCAGTTTGGAGAGGGGTTCTGATGCCTATTGATATCCATAATTGTCAGCTAGACCTTAAACTGCAGCTGCGACCAAAGCTGCAATTTCCATGATTGCCAGGCTGATCCCTATTTAAGATACTTGGAAGTGAGCTCAGTAGAGAGAGTATCTGGAAATGCAAGAGGCTGTCTCCAGTTATATAGAAAAGAATGAAATTGGGGGCAACTTTTAACTTACATTTCAATCAGTTCGTCATATTAAACATTCAGAAAATCCATTAAGATGTTTTGAGCAGTTTGTAAACAAAATATGACACACTGCCTTTATAACATGTATACTGTCAAACCCAGTGTCAATACTTTGCACGAAAGCTTCTATTCAGTCTAAGTGGACCCTTGAATACTATTTCTTAAACTTAAATGCAATTATGATGTAATGAGTTGGGAAGGTGTGTTATGGGCTAGGCAGTAGACAGATGCAGTGGCAGGCAGAGATTTCAGAATACTCGAAGGGTACATTCCAGAGCGAAGGGAAGGACTCATCACTTGTGATCAACTAAGGAAGTTAAACATAAGTATCAATTGAAAGAAAATGTACAATTCCACAAAGATGAGTGGAGtgagaagattggacagaatatcaACAGCAGTAAACAACAAAGAGGGCTAAATAAAAGAAAGCTGGCCAGCAATATAAAAACAGAGATTATACAGGTATTTAAAAAGGATGAGGTGAAGCAAAGTGAGTGTTGGTCTTCTTGAGGGAGTCTGGAGAACTAATAATGGAAAAGAAAAAATTTGCATGATTTGCACTGATATTTTGCATCTGCCGTTGCTAGAGAAGAAATAGCATCCCAGAAATAATTGTGAATCAGGAAgttaaaataattaaattcaCCTAAGAAAGTACTGAAAAAATTACTGGACCTAAGAATGGATAAGCCCCTAGGTTTTAAAAGATCCCATTCTAGAATCCTAAAAGAAACAGCTGATGAAGTTGTAGATGCATTtgctttaattttctaaaatttctGTGGTTATGGAAACATCtcattagatttttttaaaaaagcaagtgtTCCCCTGCTATTCAGAATAGGGGGGAAGATAAAACAGGAAACAATGGGCCAGATAGCTTAGTGTTTATCATGCAAAAATTGATGGGATCTTGTGTTAAGACAAATATAATGGGACACTTCGAAAATCTCAGTGCAGTcagtcagagtcaacatggtcTTGTGAAAGGGAAAATCAAGTTTGACTAATTTATAAGAGATCTTTTTGAGAAAGTAATAAGCAATGTGGATCAAGAGGAACCTGTAGATACACTGTATTTGCTTTTCCAAGGTAATATTCAACAAAAAGCCCACAGTGTACGTTCTCCACTCGAGGGAATATTGATCCATCAACTAATGGATTTGAGAGGTGGGTGgtaagaggaggaggagaggaacaTGTTAATCAGGAGATTTCTATGTCTGTGGTTTCGTAGGACATCACAGCATCATATTTGACACTTAGCCCCAGACGTTAGAATGATTTTGCATGGACAGTGGGACTGTTTCCTCTTGTCACTTTTGGTACCTTAGTTGATGCTACTCGTTTGATACTTCTGAACAGGGCTTGTTTGTAAATTTCAAAGAGCAGCTGAGTTAACGACagtgctgtgagtctgcagtcacAATAGTCCTGACCAAGTGAGGAGAACAGTTCTCCTTCACTAGCAAACATTTTtgaaccaaatggggttttttaaaagaagtgacaATGGTttaatggccatcattagactttgagatttttaaaaaaaattgaattcaatttctgctGCGGTAGGAATTGAACCTCGattcccagaatattagctgactCCCTTGATTGCTAATCAAGTGACAATATCACTAGGATGAGGCCTCCCCCATTGTTATTAAATGGCAGTAGTTTTGAGAAGCTAAATGGTCTATTCTACTTAATTCATATGCACCAGCAATTTTGCACATtggaatattttgaaaataagCATCGCGTCCTGATTTCTTACTACCAAACATGAAGTCCCTTTTTTTGAATCTCATTTGCAGCTTATGATGACCCGCCGGTCCCCTTCACCTGTAAAGTCTGAAAGGAATATAACCAAAATCTTCCAGTACAAAATACAAGACAAAAATGTGAACTTTTTTGCCAGGGGAACCTCATCAGCAGTGCTCTAAGGACTTCCATTGGAACTGTTTCATTGAGAAGTGGACATGACTCTTACCCAGTTAACTTTTTGAAATACACATGTATTTATCATGCAGAACAATTTCAAGATCCCTGGACTTCAAAcatgtattttattttaaaatgttttcctaAGGGTATGGCAACTGTATGTGTCACATTTGTAAGATATTAATTCATCTGCAAAGATACAATTTCCACATCAGATTGCACTGTGTACTAGCCACCATAAAGTctgtacttctgtttttgtgtatcCTGTGACTTCAGTATTTTCGTTTATGGGCTCAGTGTTCAGCAGTTCAAACTGatcaaaataaacttttttttccccctttcctCTCACTTTCAATCTTCCCTTCTGTCCAAACAGTAATTTTATTTAATGTTCTTGATTTTATTGATATTTTGTATATGGGGAATAAAGTTACTGTAACAATTGAAGTTCCAATGGTCCTGATCCAAAGGTACCAAAGATAGcatcagagatgtacagcatggaaacagatcctcaagtcca
Encoded here:
- the elp6 gene encoding elongator complex protein 6 → MFPELNDILHTTPETCEQGKAVLLCDKQTDGSFLVHHFLSFYLKGGCKVCFLGLVQSFNHYSLVAQKLGVHLPAAREKGQLVFLEGLRSSLDAILADEQHSSPPTLSPFQFLSTPDASLQCLYEFVRFSLSGISESTWKFPVLIIDDLSVLLSLGVSTGNILNFMHYCRATVCSKFMGNVVMLVHSTQDLEDEENNFVVKSLSHQCHLILQVEGLTTGYCKDIHGQLMMTRRSPSPVKSERNITKIFQYKIQDKNVNFFARGTSSAVL